Sequence from the Cucurbita pepo subsp. pepo cultivar mu-cu-16 chromosome LG02, ASM280686v2, whole genome shotgun sequence genome:
TTTATTTTTTCGTATGTTTGGAATGACTTTTAAGTGAAATGGGAGACATTAGCTCAATGACGACTGAAAAATATGTCTACATTGTGAGAATGAGCACTCGAGAGGTAGAGAAACTTATACATTCACCATTGGACTTCTATACGAACAACAAATGTCTGGgcatatgttcatgttcaATAAACTTTGCAATGTTAAGTTCCTAGGCATGCTTGTGTAGGACAAGATCGTTCATGATTGCTTGTGTAGGACAACGCcatgtaaataattttattttcgtttCCAATCCTCCCAAAGTAAAAATGCACTATAATCTACCGTAGAAAGACTAGGTAGTCATCAAACCTCCCTGGACACTACAAAGTGTTGTAAACTCACTTACCTACATGTTTTCATACAATTGGCATCTACGATGTTTTCaactcattttctctctcacgtTTTATAAAACTATTTCTCTCAAAACGTGAGTGACATCTACAATCCGTGAGCACGGACATACTATAGGATGGTTAACACGTTGACCTCGAAGCccaagaaaaacaacacaTGCCACATGCAAAGGGGCTGTAAGCCAGgccaaaatgaaaacaatacTCCTTCATAGGAATGAGTATTTAACTTAGAGACCCTAAACATGATCTCCAATCTTTTAACTATCAACCAACACACCTCCACCCTTGAAATTCAAGCCATGCtaacaagaaaacaaacagTTCATTACAGATTCTGAGTTTCCTAGTTATATCACAATTCTAATGTACAACGTTCGATCCACAATCTTAGTTTCACTCGTACTAATTTCATACAATCAAGTTACCAGTTAGTCCGATGTCACGGTATCATCAACTCTCTAGTTTACTTCTCGAAACATTGGATGAACAACTAAAAGGTACTTTCTCTGACAAAACTTACCAAATTCAGAGTTTGGATTCATTAACAAGAACTCTATTGGATCATCAAACTTCTTGACATCTTCGATATTCCATGGCTCATACGACATTTCGTAGAACATTCTTCTAGCTATGTAAGCTTCAAATGCATATTTCTTGTCTGATCTTTTGAAGAAAACAGCTGATTCTGCTATAGATTTTGCTGCAACATCAAGATCCCACCCTGAAGCTTTCATCAAAGCTATTAATGGTTTAGCAAAATCATGAATGGATTTGTAAGTGGCAATGAATGTTTCTTCAAAACCATTGATGGATGAAGAACTTGCTCCccttttcataattttctcaCCCAACATTTCATTCCTTGAATCCAAATCTCGAAGCTGTTGCTTCAAGCAATGAGCTTCGATGTTTTGAGCTTCCAACTTAGATTTTAACTCTTCCAATAGCTTCTCTTGATATCTAACTTTCTCCTTAAGAACATCATGTTGTAAGCTTTTGGACTCAATTGCATTGAAATGGTTCTGTTTCAATGCACGTTTGATCTTCCAGAGAGCTTCCAGCTGAGTTACAATAAGTTCATCAGCAACAATGATCTTCTTTGGCTCATAGGGTATATGAGCTTTCTGAAACTGCAAATAGGCaaatttcaaagaagaaaGTATGTCAAAAAGCTTCAAAATCTCATCACCATCGCTGTTATTGCTATCATTAGCAAACCCAAGTGGCTGAAAATGGActcctccaccaccatttCCTTCACCCTTTTGCGTGGGCTTGGTATTAGTGCCATAGAAGTCATGGCAACGGGGATTTTCAGAAGAACACAAACCCATGATTCCATTCTCAGAAGAACACAAACCCATGATTTGATTTTCAGAAGAACACAAACCCATGATTCGATTCTCAGAAGAACACAAACCCATGATTCGATTTTCAGAAGAACACAAACCCATGATTCGATTCTCAGAAGGACACAAACCCATGATTCTCAATGagtattaatttagtaaatttaCGATACCCAACAGAGTTCTTGAGTTGTAGAGATCagatatgaaccaaaatacaaaaaaaatcaacagggaaacaagaaatccaaaaagaagAGCAAGAACAATGAATCGCTTACAAAGAGGGAAGGGGAGCTGAGCAAGTCATCTTTGAAGGAGAGTAAAGGAGGCCGTTAGAAAGCGATGGCGGCGGCCAAGGGTTTCGAAGTTCAAATCTTAGGGAGGGTCGcttggatttaaaaaaatggaaaagaacaGTCAGCAGCTCCTCCCCCATTGTAGGGGTCTGCAACGGACACTCCTTGGAAGCTTGAAATTTGAGTGcccataaaataatatattataaaaatgataaattttgtaatgaattccaattgttttgaatttcatgGATGGGGATGGATGAATGTATTAGCACCATACCCCTACATCATGGGTCAATTTGTTCATTTCATAGACTGAGAACATGTTGAAGGAGGTAATTAGTTAGAGGTTGATATTTGAGTCCGTTCTCTCGAGATTGAGTGAATGATCTTATAGCCTTCCCTCGAGATTGAGTGAACAATTTCATAACCCTCCACCTATAGCCCGTTCATTAAGAATATTCTAGTGTCGTTGACGTCTAgatatttaagaaattgatGATGAGGGTGAAGATGACACTGATATAAGCACGAGCTTTGGTGAGAGGTTGTAGATAGAAAGAAGGGTCATGTGGAATAATAGcttatttgaagaaaatgatgtCGAAAATGTAGAAGAGAATAATTCACATTATAAGGCTCTTTGAGGAAGACTCGATAAATTTATAACGTACCTGTCTTGTTTTATATAGAAATTGTAACTTTTTTTCCTTGAGGTTTTTTCTAGACAGTtcgaaagaaagaaatagttCACTCTGACAATATACTTCATCTATAGACTATTCGTTTgataaaaaatgtcaaccgaTCTTCTTTGTCAATCTAAGCAtaacttaatttataaaatttatgctCCGTTCAACTAAGGtatcaaaagttcaaattccCGCCCGCCCGCCCGCCCACCCGCTCCGTGCAAGTTTCAGGTTGAATAATTGAGAAACAGATCTCATGTCAGAGTTGGCCCCAGCTGCTTCCCCTTTGCATTATTTGTCCCCTCCCCCAACCCTGTCTCTCTCATTCTTCTAactcttcttccttttaataTCAATACTTACACTCATCTTTTCACCTCTATTAGCCACATTGTAAGCTTTACCATGTAATTCATTAGGGTTTACTTAGCCACCCTAACATAGTTTAACGGGCTAGGTCACAAGTTTATATGACTTTATTGTCGTAATCCCATTTGAAATGACTCGAAGTAAAACTGGGACGTTGTCCTTAAGTTTGAAAGTGTAAGATCTTGCATCGGTTGgaagaggaacgaagcattccttataagggtctggaaacctctccttaatagacacgttttaaaaaccgtgagcttgacgacgatatgtaacggatcaaagcagataatatctactaacgatggatttgggctgttacaaatgatattagagccagacaccaagcggtATATGTCAAtgaggacactggaccccCAAAAgaggtagattatgagatcccatatcggctagagaggggaacgaagcatcccttataagggtatgaaaatctcttcctaatagatgcattttaaaaactatgaagTTAataacgatacgtaatggcccaaagcggacaatatctagtagcagtggacttgggggctgttacaaatgatatcaaagtcagatACCGAGCAGTATGCCAGCGAAAACACTGTGCCCCCAAAGgaggtaaattgtgagatcccaaatcggttggagaggggaacgaagcattccttacaagggtatgaaaacctctccctaatagccacgttttaaaaactatgaacCTAataacaatacgtaacggcccataatggacaatatctaccatcagtggacttgggctgttacaaatgatattagagccagacaccgagcagtaTGCCAGCGAAAACACTGTGCCCCCaaaggaggtagattgtgagatcccacatcggttggagaagggaacgaaggattccttataagggtatgaaaacctctccctaatagatacGTAACAGCCCAAAGCAGACACTATCTACCagtagtggacttgggctgttacaaatgatatcaaagtcagacaccgagcagtaTGTCAGCGAAAATACTGTGCCCCCAAatgaggtagattgtgagatcccacatcggttggagaagggaacgaagcattccttataagggtatgaaaacctctccctaataaacgCATTTCAAAAACTATGAAGCTAataacaatacgtaacggccCAAAGCGGACACTATCTAccagcagtggacttgggctgttacaaatgatatcaaagtcagacaccgagcagtaTGCAAGCGAAAACACTGTGCCCTCaaaggaggtagattgtgagatcccacatcggttggagaaggaaacgaaacattccttataagggtatcgaaacctctccttagtagatacgtaacgggtcaaaacggacaataaaTTACCGAAAGAAAAGTGAGGAGGGAGTAAAAAAAGATGTGGGGATGGTTTAAAGGTGATGAGTGGGGGAATCTAGTTGAAAACAAAGGCTTAGCAACAAATATGAGAAAGCAAAGGTTTTTtcctgttttgttttgttttaacaTATTTCCACATGTTTGCTCAATCAATGGCCTGCAAGGGCTCCCCCTTCCATCTTATTCATCTCTCCAACTGACTCCTTCTAGTAAAAACCAACTGCTCAAGAAACTTCCCCCATTACTCcaaacataaaacaaacaacCCTTCATACCATGATTCAAAACCTTTCCAATTTTTGCCCATAGGGACCATACGAAGGGTTACGATAACCCCGATCGTTTTAGTTCAAAATAGACAGTATCATACGTGTGATGAAGATATGTTCGAGTCGAGTAAATAGTTTTAGGAGTCGGTACGAGGTTCGTTGAGGGTATGTTTTATTGGCTTTATAACCGTGTTGGATGAATCGAAGTGATATATTTGGTGGTTTTTTTGAGTTTGGATTGAGTGAGTTGAAATGTTGGGATGagttaatgaagaaaaaaataagaNtgatgaagaaaaaaaataagagaggaACGGTTACCtgggtgtgagatcccatattggttggagagcggaactaaacattccttacaagggtgcgaaaacccaaagaggacaatatctgttagcaatggacttgggctgttacaatggtatcagagctagacaccaggtaatgtaccagtgaggaggttgtgcctcgaagggggtggacacgaggcggtgtgccagcaaggacgctaggccccgaagggggttggattatgagatctcacgttagttgaagaggaaaaagaaacattctttataaaggtgtggaaacctctcNACTTTAAGGGAAAgatcaaagaagacaatatctacagcggagggcttgagctgttacaatggtatcaaagccaagcACTAGACGATGTACCagtgaggagaacgaagcattctttataagggtgtggaaacctcaccctaatggacgcgttttaaatacctcaagggaaagcccgaaaggaaaaatccaaagaaaacaatatctactaacagtgggtTTAGACTGTTACACGGGGATCCCGAGAAATTAGCTTAAAAAGGGAGTGAGGAGAGGGAAGGTAAGAGGTTTTTAGAAACAGGTGCAGGCAGTGGAGGAGGTAGAGCAGAGATAATCTCAGCAGCAGCCTGTGCgttgtttttgtatttcttcATTTGGAAATCATTGAAAGAAGGAACACCAAAACCCCTGCAAAAGTTGGACATGGCAGTCCTAAGCCATCCACAGCCAAATCATATCAGATTCTTCCCCTTCTTAAACTTCATCTGATCTTCACCTCACTCAAAATTTCTTGATCCTCTGCTGATGGAGCTGAGTAGAAACACACTCACCGAGACGAAAACCGCTCATAAATCCTTctcgttcttgttcttgttcttgttcttgatatCATTCTGGTGCAGCATGATATCTAGTGCAGGTCCAGGTGATATCTAGTTTTACCTCTAAACCTCTATGGATATCTCTGATCTCCTCTGATGGATAtctgttcttatttttcttcagaTAATAGGTGCTGTTCATCTGCTAAAGCTGGCCATACAAATCTCCAGGTAAATTTctactttacttttaataCAGTACTACTTCATATGATGATCCTATGATTTGTGTTTATGTTATGCAGTAGCTGTTTCTTCAatgataattacaaaatagcCATCCCCCTGTATTGGTAGGTAGCCAGCTAGAAGCCTTGTTTGTAAATGCACACAAAACTCATAATTCCGGCCCTTCCAAGGCTGGCGCTGAGCCACTGACCCTCCTCCACCTTAGAACCTTGAAAATGATTGTGTCAGCTGGCACGTCACGATCCATCGATATAACACGTCTCtcgtatttttgtaataatatgatcataatgtaacaactcaagtctaccactagcagatattgttcttcctagggagaaatttctatacccttaaaaagaatgcttcgttctccttaggatctcacaatccaccctcttcggggcccaacgtccttgctgtcacaccaccttgtgtccacctcccttcgaggctcaaccttttcactgacacatcgtccggtgtctagctttgataccattgtaacaacccaagcccaccactaacagatattgtcctctttgggcttttcttgtgtccacctccctttagggctcagcctcctcactggtacatcgtccggtgtttagctctgataccattgtaacagcccaaacctacgactaacagatattgtcatctttgggctttccttttatCCATCTcctttcggggctcagcctcctcactggcacatcgtccggtgtctagctctgatactattgtaacagcctaagctcaccgctaacatatattgttctctttgggtttttcttgtgtccacctcccttcggagCTCAGCCTTCTCACGGGCACATCATtcaatgtctagctctgatatcattgtaacaacccaagcccaccactaacaaatattgtcctctttgggcttttcgtTTCGGGTTTcccaagtttttaaaacgcgtctgctagagaaaaGTTCCCatgcccttataaaaaatgttcgttctcctccccaatcaatgtgggatctcacaatctacctttATTCTggacccagtgtcctcgctgacacacctccttgtgtccacctccttcggggctcagtttcctcactggcacatcgcccagtgtctagctctgataatattgtaacaacccaagcccaatgctaatagatattgtctctttgggctttcccccacggtttttaaaacgcttctgcTAGAGAGAAGCTTTGTTTACTTTGATCAGATAAGTATCTCACGTGAAATAATTATGCTCACTAGTCCAAAATGGTCGTGTCATGCTAGCCTATCTTTGTctccataatgatatgatattgttagTTAAAGCCGGTAAACACTTATAGATCATTCTTCTTAGATAATTTAATGTTCCAAGTCGTGTGAAGCTATGGTTTCTTGGACGAGCAAAATACGTGGACATGATTATATTCGACACCTAAGGATTCTATTTCCATGTCATCTCGACAGCTTACCAATCGCTTAATAATGAATAAACATACGGTGCTTTAATATTGACATTTTTCACTACCAGCCCATCACTAGTAGTGCAACATGGAAGCTGCCAGCCGACGGAAGAAGGGTGGCGCAGCCCGCCACGGCGGAGGTGGTCATAGGAGATCATGAAGATCAAGAGTTGAGGACGTTGGCAAGAAGAGAATTGGGTGGGCCTGGATC
This genomic interval carries:
- the LOC111788973 gene encoding EPIDERMAL PATTERNING FACTOR-like protein 4 isoform X2, which encodes MELSRNTLTETKTAHKSFSFLFLFLFLISFWCSMISSADNRCCSSAKAGHTNLQPITSSATWKLPADGRRVAQPATAEVVIGDHEDQELRTLARRELGGPGSSPPRCASMCGKCTPCTAVHVPVPPGTPVTAEYYPEAWRCKCGNKLYMP
- the LOC111788973 gene encoding EPIDERMAL PATTERNING FACTOR-like protein 4 isoform X1, with amino-acid sequence MELSRNTLTETKTAHKSFSFLFLFLFLISFWCSMISSAGPDNRCCSSAKAGHTNLQPITSSATWKLPADGRRVAQPATAEVVIGDHEDQELRTLARRELGGPGSSPPRCASMCGKCTPCTAVHVPVPPGTPVTAEYYPEAWRCKCGNKLYMP
- the LOC111788449 gene encoding protein GRAVITROPIC IN THE LIGHT 1-like, which translates into the protein MGLCPSENRIMGLCSSENRIMGLCSSENRIMGLCSSENQIMGLCSSENGIMGLCSSENPRCHDFYGTNTKPTQKGEGNGGGGVHFQPLGFANDSNNSDGDEILKLFDILSSLKFAYLQFQKAHIPYEPKKIIVADELIVTQLEALWKIKRALKQNHFNAIESKSLQHDVLKEKVRYQEKLLEELKSKLEAQNIEAHCLKQQLRDLDSRNEMLGEKIMKRGASSSSINGFEETFIATYKSIHDFAKPLIALMKASGWDLDVAAKSIAESAVFFKRSDKKYAFEAYIARRMFYEMSYEPWNIEDVKKFDDPIEFLLMNPNSEFGKFCQRKYLLVVHPMFREVN